The following DNA comes from Mycolicibacterium aromaticivorans JS19b1 = JCM 16368.
ACCAAGGCGTCGCTGGCCACCGATTCGTGGCTGTCGGCTGCGTCGTTCCAGGAGACCACTCGCGTGCTGACCGATGCGGCGATCAACTGCCGCAGCGACAAGCTGCAGGGTCTGAAGGAGAACGTGATCATCGGCAAGCTGATCCCGGCCGGTACCGGTATCAACCGTTACCGCAACATCCAGGTTCAGCCGACCGAGGAAGCCCGCGCTGCGGCGTACACGATCCCGTCCTACGAGGATCAGTACTACAGCCCGGACTTCGGCCAGGCCACCGGTGCCGCGGTGCCGTTGGACGATTACGGCTACTCGGATTACCGGTAGGACTACCGCTAGCTGATCAAGGAAAAGCCCCCGCTTCGGCGGGGGCTTTTTCTGTTGCCGAACGTAACGCCAGGGCGGGTTTCGGCGGCGAATGCGACCCGGGCGTTACGCTCGGCGGCCGCGCGATGAGTTCGGCCGGCTACCGGGGTCTACCTTGGCGACGGTCGGAGAATCCCAGGAGGAATGCGTGCCCCAATTGCTCAGAGTCCACAACTTCATGCTGTCGCGAGACGGTTTCGGCGCGGGCCTCAACCAGTGTTTCGAGCGTCCGTTCGGCGACGCCGATCAGCCCGCGCTCTTCGCCTGGGTGGGTGCGACGGCCAGTTGGGTGGGTCGGCGGGACCCGGGCGGTACCCGCGGCCTCGACGACTACTTCACCCGTGACTACTACAACAACATCGGCGCGGAGATCATGGGCCGCAACAAGTTCAGTCCCTACCGCGGCGCATGGGAGGACCACCCTGAATGGCAGGGCTGGTGGGGCGAGGAGCCGCCGTTCCACACGCCGGTGTTCGTCATGACCCACCACGAGCGGCCGTCGCTGACGTTGGGGGAGACGACGTTTCACTTCGTCTCCGACAGCCCGGCGCGCGTCGCGGAGCAGGCGAAGGCGGCCGCCGGGGGTAAGGACGTGAGGCTCGGCGGGGGTGCGACGACGGTTCGGCAGTTCCTCGACGCCGGCCTGGTCGACACGCTGCACGTGGCGGTCGCCGATGTGACGATCGGCGCCGGATCGCGGCTGTGGGAGTCGCCCGATGAGCTCGAGGACCGGTTCCATCACGAGGTGGTGCCCAGCCCGAGTGGGGTCACCCATCACCTGTTCTGGCGGAGATGACGGCTGTGCACGGCGTCGGTGCGCGCGCCTAGACTCGACCCGTGCTCATTGGTTCCCATGTCCACGGCGATGACCCGCTGGCGGCCGCGGCCGCCGACGGCGCCGAGGCGGTGCAGTTCTTTCTCGGCAATCCGCAGAGCTGGAAGAAGCCCCAACCGCGCGACGATGCCGAGACGCTGAAGGCGTCGCCGGTCCCCCTGTACGTGCATGCGCCGTATCTGATCAACGTGGCGTCGGCCAACAACCGGGTGCGGATCCCGTCGCGCAAGATCCTCCAGGACACCTGCGACGCCGCCGCCGAGATCGACGCGACCGCCGTGATCGTGCACGGGGGTCACGCCGACGACAACGACATGGAGGCCGGCTTCGAGCGTTGGGCCAAGGCGCTGGCGCAGCTGGAGACCAGCGTGCCGGTGTATCTGGAGAACACCGCAGGCGGCGATCACGCGATGGCACGCCACTTCGACACGATCGCCCGGCTGTGGGAGCGCATCGCCGACACCGGCATCGGGTTCTGCCTCGACACCTGCCACGCCTGGGCGGCCGGCGAGGAGCTGATCGATGCCGTCGAGCGGATCAAAGCCATCACCGGGCGCATCGACCTGGTGCACTGCAACGATTCCCGCGATGCCAAAGGGTCCGGCGCTGACCGGCACGCCAATTTCGGTACGGGACAGATCGATCCGCAACTTCTGGTCGCGGTCGTGCAGGCGGCCGACGCGCCGGTGATCTGCGAGACGGCCGACGAGGGCCGCAAGGACGACATCGCCTTTCTGCGGGAACACGTCGGCTAGCCGTGTGGGCTCGTCGAGTCGCGCTGCTGGTCGCGCTGTGTCTGGTGGCGGCCTGCGCACCCGCGACCGGGTTCGCGCCAGGTGTCAGTGCGCACACGATCCAGGTCGGCGGTGTCGACCGCGACTACCGGCTCTACGTTCCCGACGGTCTGCCGAAGTCGGCGCCGCTGGTCGTGATGCTGCACGGGTGGACCGGTAGCGCCGAACAGGCACAGCGGGAATACGGCTGGGACGAGCAGGCCGACTCCACCAAGTTCGTGGTCGCCTATCCAGACGGGGTGGGCGGATCCTGGAACGCCGACGGGTGTTGCGGGCAGGCGAGCAAGGACAAGGTCGACGACGTCGGTTTCATCACCGCCGCAGTCCGCAACATCACCGAGAAACTGGACATCGACAAGACACGCATCTATGCCGCCGGGATCAGCAACGGCGGCATCATGGCGTACAAATTAGCCTGCAACACCGACCTTTTCGCGGCCATCGGGCCGGACGCGGCCACTCAACTCGCTGCCTGCCCGGCGCCGCGCCCGACGTCGGTGCTGCACATCCACGGCACCGACGACCGCCTGGTCCGCTACGACGGGCAACCCGGGACCGCCCTGCCGATCGCGACCATGACGCCGCCCGATGTCAGTGCGTTCTGGCGCAACGTCGATCACTGCGAACCTCCGGCGACGACCGTCGACGGAGATCTCACGACCTCGGTCGCCGGCTGTCCGAGTGGACGCAGCGTCGAGCTGATCACCGTGGCCGGTGGTGAACACGACTGGCCATCGTTCGCCACCGAGCGAATGTGGGACTTCTTCGCCGCGCATCCCCGCGCGAGCGGCTAGGTCAGATAGACCTTTCGCAGCGTCTCGGTCACCGTCCACACGGTCGGGGTGTCCTTGGCCAATCGCACCACGTCGCCGGCACCCAGCGTGAGCGTCGGGCTACCGTCGTCGAATTCGACTGTGGCCGCGCCGGAGAGCACCACGAACAGTTCGTCGGCTTCGACATCGCGCATGACTCCGGGCGTCATCTCCCACACTCCCACTTCCAGGCCGCCGAACGATCCGAGTTCGGCCGTTCCGGTGTGCGGCTCACCGCGCACCGACTGGTCGGCGGGCACCGGTTCGTGTTCGAGCCATTGGGTGGCGGCGTGGATGACGGAGTTCGGCTTCACGCCATCCAGCCTGCCATATTACGAATCTTGTGCGATTGTCGCAGAACTGTAATAGTGGTGTCATGTCGGATACGCATGTCGTCACCAACCAGGTCCCCCCGCTGACGGACCACAACCCGGCCAGCTCGGCGGTCCTGATCGAGGCGCTCATTCGCGAGGGCGGCCAGTGGGGCGTGGACGAGGTCACCGAGCTCGGCGCGCTGGCGGGCAGTGCCCAGGCGCAGCGCTGGGGCGAGCTGGCCGATCGCAACCAGCCGATCCTGCACACCCACGACCGCTACGGCTACCGCGTCGACGAGATCGAGTACGACCCCGCCTATCACGAGCTGATGCGGACGGCGATCGCCCACGGCGTGCACGCCGCGCCGTGGGCCGACGACCGTCCCGGCGCCCATGTGGTCCGCGCGGCGAAGATGGGGGTGTGGACTCCCGAGCCCGGGCACGTCTGCCCGATCTCGATGACCTACGCCGTCGTCCCCGCGCTGCGGCACAACCCCGACCTCGCCGCGATCTACGAGCCGTTGCTGACCAGCAGGCGCTACGACCCCGAACTGAAAGTGCCTGCCACCAAAGTCGGCATCACCGCGGGAATGTCGATGACCGAGAAGCAGGGCGGCTCCGACGTCCGGGCCGGCACCACCCAAGCCGTCCGCAACGGCGACGGCAGCTACACCATCACAGGCCACAAATGGTTCACCTCCGCGGCGATGAGCGACATCTTCCTGGTGTTGGCGCAGGCGCCCGGCGGACTGAGCTGTTTCATGCTGCCGCGGGTACTTCCCGACGGCACCCGCAATCGAATGTTCCTGCAGCGCTTGAAGGACAAGCTCGGCAACCACGCCAACGCCTCCAGCGAGGTGGAGTACGACGGCGCCATCGCCTGGCTGGTCGGCGAGGAAGGCCGCGGTGTTCCCACCATCATCGAGATGGTCAACCTCACCCGGCTGGACTGCACCCTGGGCAGCGCCACCAGCATGCGCAACGGCTTGACCCGCGCGGTGCACCACACCCAGCACCGCAAGGCATTCGGCGCCTATCTGATCGACCAGCCGTTGATGCGCAATGTGATCGCCGACCTCGCCGTGGAGGCCGAGGCGGCCACCATCGTCGCGATGCGGATGGCCGGGGCCACCGATGCCGTCGTCCGCGGGGACGAACGGGAGACCTTGCTACGCCGGATCGGTCTGGCCGCCGCCAAGTACTGGGTGTGCAAACGTGCCACCCCGCATGCCGCCGAGGCGATGGAATGCCTGGGCGGCAACGGCTATGCCGAGGAATCCGGAATGCCGCGGCTGTACCGCGAGGCGCCGCTGATGGGTATCTGGGAAGGGTCGGGCAACGTCAGCGCGCTGGACACGTTGCGCGCCATGGCAACCCGCCCCGAGTGCGTCGGTGTCCTCTTCGATGAACTGGCGACCACCGCCGGGCAGGATGCTCGTCTGGACGCCCATGTCGCCGAATTGCGTTCGGAGCTGGAGGACCTCGACGGCATCGAGTACCGCGCCCGCACGATCGCCGAGGACATCACCGTCGCGCTGCAGGGCTCGCTGCTGGTGCGCCACGGTCATCCGGCGGTTGCCGAGGCCTTCCTGGCCTCCCGAGTCGGCGGCAATTGGGGCGGTGCGTTCGGGACGCTGCCCGCCGGACTCGACCTGGCGCCGATCATCGAACGCTGCCTGGTGAAGGGATGACCGAACTCACGACGATGACCTACGAGGTCACCGATCGGATTGCCCGCATCACCTTCAATCGGCCCGACAAGGGCAACGCGATCGTCGCGGAGACCCCGCTGGAGTTGGCTGCGCTGGTTGAACGGGCCGACCTGGACCCGAACGTCCACGTCATCTTGGTGTCGGGCCGCGGCGAAGGATTCTGCGCGGGTTTCGATCTCGGTGCCTACGCCGACGGCTCGTCGTCGGCCGGCGGCGGAGACCGGCAGGGGACCGTGCTCGACGGTAAGACGCAGGCGGTCAACCACAAGGCCGACCGGCCGTGGGATCCGATGATCGACTATCAGATGATGAGCCGTTTCGTGCGTGGCTTCTCCAGCCTGATGCACGCCGACAAGCCGACGGTGGTGAAGATTCACGGGTATTGCGTGGCGGGCGGCACCGATATCGCGCTGCACGCCGACCAGGTGATCGCCGCCTCCGACGCGAAGATCGGCTATCCGCCGACCCGGGTGTGGGGTGTTCCCGCTGCCGGGCTGTGGGCGCATCGCCTGGGTGATCAACGCGCCAAACGCCTTCTGCTGACCGGGGATTGCATCACCGGCGCGCAGGCCGCCGAGTGGGGACTGGCGGTCGAGGCGCCGGATCCGGCCGACCTCGACGAGCGCACCGAACGGCTCGTCGAGCGCATCGCCGCGGTGCCGGTGAATCAGTTGATCATGGTCAAGCTGGCGATGAACACCGCGCTGTACCAGCAGGGTGTGGCGACGAGTCGGATGGTCAGCACAGTGTTCGACGGGATCGCCCGGCACACCCCGGAGGGGCACGCGTTCGTGGCGGACGCCCGCGAGCACGGCTTCCGGGAGGCGGTCCGCCACCGCGACGAGCCGTTCGGTGACCACGGGCGTGGCGCCTCGGGAGTGTGAGCGTGCCGCAGTCGTTGGCGAAGATGACCGCCCGGTCGGTGGTGCTGAGTGTCTTGCTCGGCGCCCACCCGGCTTGGGCCACGTCGGCCGAATTGCTCCAGCTGACATCGGATTTCGGCATCCGCGAGCAGACCCTGCGGGTGGCGCTGACCCGGATGGTGGCCGCCGGCGATCTGGTGCGTTCCGACGACGGGTATCGACTGTCCGACCGGCTGCTGACCCGCCAGCGCCGCCAGGACGATGCGCTCTATCCGCGCATGCGCGACTGGAACGGCGACTGGGTCACCTTGGTGATCACCGCGGTCGGCATGGATGCCCGGGACCGAGCCGCGTTGCGAAACAGTCTGCAGCTCAAGCGGTTCGGTGAGATCCGGGAGGGAGTCTGGCTACGCCCGGACAACCTCGATGACGAGCTGCCCGCCGAGATCGCTGAGCGGGTGCGGGTACTGCGCGCACGTGACGATGATCCGGCCGAGCTGACCGGTCGGCTGTGGGATCTGGATGGCTGGGCCGACACCGGGCGTCAGCTCCTGGATGACATCGCCGCGGCTGACGACATTCCGGCCAGGTTCCGTGCCGCCGCCGCGATTGTGCGCCACCTACTCACCGATCCGGTGCTGCCGGACGAACTGCTGCCCGCGCGCTGGCCCGGCGCCGCACTGCGGCAGGCCTATGCAGACTTCGCCGCCGAGCTGGTCGCGCGGCGGGATCAGGGCCAACTGGTGGAGGCGACATGACCGATGAACCGAATCCGGTGAGAGTGGAGCGCAACGGAGGAGTCACGACGGTGATACTCGACCGTCCGCAGGCCCGCAATGCCGTCAACGGTCCCACCGCGATGGCCCTGTTCAACGCCTTCGAGGAGTTCGACAATGACGAGTCGGCGTCGGTGGCGGTCCTATGGGGCGACAACGGAACCTTCTGCGCCGGAGCCGATCTCAAGGCCATCGGCACACCTGACACCAACCCGACCCACCGCGATGGGCCGGGCCCGATGGGACCCAGCCGCATGCAGTTGTCCAAACCCGTGATCGCTGCGGTCAGCGGATACGCCGTGGCCGGTGGACTTGAGCTGGCGCTGTGGTGCGACCTACGGGTGGTGGACGAAGACGCCGTGTTCGGTGTGTTCTGCCGCCGGTGGGGGGTACCGCTGATCGACGGGGGCACCGTGCGCCTGCCTCGTCTCATCGGTCACAGCCGCGCGATGGACCTGATCCTGACCGGCCGGGCCGTCGGCGCCGAGGAAGCCCTGGCCATCGGTCTGGCCAATCGGGTGGTGCCGCCGGGTCAGAGCCGCCAGGCAGCTGAGGAATTGGCCGCCGAACTGGCCCAGCTCCCGCAGCTGTGCCTGCGTTCGGACCGGATGTCGGCGCTCAACCAGTGGGGTCAGTCCGAAGCTGACGCCATGGACTTCGAATTCGGCAGCCTGTCGCGGGTGGCCGCCGAGTCCCTCGCCGGTGCGCAGCGGTTCGCCAAGGGGGCCGGCCGGCACGGCGCGAAGGCATAGCCACGACCACCTACGACTTGTTGAGCGTGTTGCCCGAACCCAGGTTGTTCACCTTCGGGTCGCCTTTGTAGGTGATCGTGTTGTTGAGGCCGACGACGGAGAGTTCCTTGTCGATCGTGCCGAAGGTGATCTTGTTGTCCGCGCCGCCGATGTTCACCGACGCGCACGTGCCTTTGACCGTCAACGTGTTGTTGGACCCGCCGACGTTCAGCGACTTGCCGTCGGCGCAGTCGATCTCCGCGGTCGTGCCGAACGAGCCGTAATTGATGGTGTTGCCCACTTCCACCTGTGCTCCCGACTGTCCGGCGGTGGCCGTCGGGGAGGTGGATTGCTTACTGGTGGAACCGCAGCCCGCCAGGGCGATTGCGGCGAGAACGCTGATCCCAGCGATGAGTGTGGGGGAGTGCATCGGCATTCGTCCGTCCTTCACGATTACGCCGGAACGCGGTCGATCCGGTTCGTCATTCCTAACTCGCGGCCGCGGTCGAGGACGAATGGCCCGCCGCTCGTGTGCAGGACCGTCTGGTCCCAGCCCTAGACCGTGATGTCGGTGACGACGTTATCGGCGATCACGGTGTTCGACGACCCCTGCGTGGTGACAGCTCAGCACGATGCCGATGTCGCCACCGGGGATGTGACCGTTCCGGTGATACCCGCCGTCACCGCGCCAACGCAGGTCATGATGAACGCGCCGCCGCGGTGTCCCCAGCTCACCGACATGTCTCACTTTCCACCCAACCCGAGTTGGAGCCTACGTGGCAGCCGGTCGGTCAACTAGAGTTCTCCGTCGATCCACCCAGTGAAGGGCTTGCAATGACATCTCGGCCGGAACCGGAGTCGGCGGCTGCCCGCCCGCGCCCCGGAAGCCGGTCGTCGGCGAGGTCGAACAAGCTCAGCCGCGAGGTCATCGTCAACGCGGCCCTGACCTTCCTCGATCGGGAAGGCTGGGACGGACTCACCATCAACGCACTGGCCACCCAATTGGGCACCAAGGGGCCATCGCTCTACAACCACGTGCACAGCCTGGAAGATCTACGTCGCACGGTCCGGATGCACGTCATCGACGACATCCTGCAGATGCTGTCCACCGTCGGGCAGGGCCGCACCCGCGACGACGCCGTGACCGCGATGGCCAGCGCCTACCGCAGCTACGCGCACCATCACCCCGGCCGCTATTCGGCTTTCACCCGGATGCCGTTGGGCGGTGATGACCCCGAGTTCACGGCGGCCTCGCATGCCGCCGCGGCCCCGGTCATCGAGGTGCTCGCCTCGTACGGCCTGGACGGCGACGACGCGTTTTACGCCTCGCTGGAGTTCTGGGCCGCGCTGCACGGCTTCGTGCTGCTGGAGATGACGGGTGTGATGGACATGGTCGACACCGATGCGGTGTTCTCCGACATGGTCTTGCGACTCGCGGCCGGGATGGCGCGCCGGAACGGAGCGCACGGCTGAGCCCACCTCGGGCACCCGAATATCGGTGGTGTCGGGAACCGACGCCGACATTCACGCGTTGACCTGCGGTAAGGCCCGCCAGAAGCCCCGCGCACCGAGTTTGGAGGGGCGTGCCGCGCCTGGTATCGTGGGAGCTCGTGCCTGGCCGTTAGGGGCGCTTGCGGGGACGCATGCGCGCACGCCGGGCCAATTCGCATGTCCAGTATGCATCGGATTCGACTGGTGCACAGTGTGTGCGACACGCCCGGCAGCGGGGTACGCGGCGGGGTGAAAACAGCAGTACAGAGACTTGAGAAGCGCCGAAAGACGTACGAGAGAAGAAAGCCGGTAGATGCCAACCATTCAGCAGCTGGTCCGCAAGGGTCGCACCGACAAGGTCGCGAAGGTGAAGACCGCGGCCCTCAAGGGCAGCCCGCAGCGCCGCGGCGTGTGCACCCGCGTGTACACGACCACCCCGAAGAAGCCGAACTCGGCACTTCGCAAGGTCGCGCGCGTGAAGCTGACGACCGGCGTCGAGGTGACCGCCTACATCCCCGGTGAGGGCCACAACCTGCAGGAGCACTCGATGGTGCTGGTGCGCGGCGGCCGTGTGAAGGACCTCCCCGGCGTTCGCTACAAGATCATCCGCGGCTCGCTGGACACCCAGGGTGTCAAGAACCGCAAGCAGGCCCGTAGCCGTTACGGCGCGAAGAAGGAGAAGAGCTAATGCCGCGCAAGGGTCCCGCGCCGAAGCGCCCGTTGGTCAATGACCCGGTCTACGGCTCGCAGCTGGTCACCCAGCTGGTCAACAAAGTCCTGCTGGACGGGAAGAAATCGCTGGCAGAACGCATTGTTTATGGTGCGCTCGAGCAGGCTCGTGACAAGACCGGCACCGATCCGGTCATCACCCTGAAGCGCGCTCTCGACAACGTCAAGCCCGCGCTTGAGGTGCGTAGCCGTCGCGTCGGTGGCGCTACCTATCAGGTGCCCGTCGAGGTACGCCCGGAACGCTCCACCACGCTGGCCCTGCGCTGGTTGGTGAGCTTCTCCAAGGCGCGCCGCGAGAAGACCATGATTGAGCGTCTGGCCAACGAGATCCTCGACGCCAGCAATGGCCTGGGTGCAGCCGTGAAGCGGCGCGAAGACACCCACAAGATGGCCGAGGCGAACCGGGCCTTCGCGCACTACCGCTGGTGATTGCACTGCCGGCGGCCACAGCGTGGCGGCTGCCGTCGCATGACCACACCAAATTGAGAAGCGAAAGAGTGGGAATTTAGCCGTGGCACAGGACGTGCTCACCGACCTGAACAAGGTCCGCAACATCGGCATCATGGCGCACATCGATGCCGGCAAGACGACAACGACCGAGCGCATCCTCTTCTACACCGGTATCTCGTACAAGATCGGTGAGGTGCACGACGGTGCCGCCACGATGGACTGGATGGAGCAGGAGCAGGAGCGGGGTATCACCATCACCTCGGCCGCTACCACCTGCTTCTGGAACGACAACCAGATCAACATCATCGACACCCCGGGCCACGTCGACTTCACCGTCGAGGTGGAGCGCTCGCTGCGCGTGCTCGACGGTGCCGTCGCCGTCTTCGACGGCAAGGAAGGTGTCGAGCCGCAGTCCGAGCAGGTCTGGCGTCAGGCCGACAAGTACGACGTCCCGCGCATCTGCTTCGTCAACAAGATGGACAAGCTGGGCGCCGACTTCTACTTCTCTGTGCAGACCATGAAGGATCGCCTCGGCGCGAACGTCGTCCCGATCCAGCTGCCGATCGGCTCTGAAGGCGACTTCGAGGGCGTCGTCGACCTGGTCGAGATGAAGGCCAAGGTCTGGCGCGGTGAGACGAAGCTCGGCGAGAAGTACGACGTCGTCGACATCCCGGCGGATCTGCAGGAGAAGGCCGAGGAATATCGCACCGCGATGATCGAGGCCATCGCCGAAACCGATGACGACCTCATGGAGAAGTACCTGGGCGGCGAGGAACTCACCGTCGAAGAGATCAAGGGTGGTCTGCGCAAGCTGACCGTCACCAGCGCCGGCTACCCGGTGTTGTGCGGGTCCGCGTTCAAGAACAAGGGCGTGCAGCCCATGCTCGACGCGGTCATCGACTACCTCCCGACCCCGCTGGACGTCGCGGCCGCCGAAGGCCACGTCCCGGGCAAGGAAGACGAGATCATCTCGCGCAAGCCGTCGGCAGACGAGCCGTTCGCCGGGCTGGCGTTCAAGGTCGCCACGCACCCGTTCTTCGGCAAGCTGACCTACGTCCGGGTGTACTCGGGCAAGGTCGACTCCGGCGCGCAGGTCATCAACTCGACCAAGGGCAAGAAGGAGCGGCTGGGCAAGCTGTTCCAGATGCACTCCAACAAGGAGAACCCGGTCGAGTCGGCGTCCGCAGGCCACATCTACGCGGTGATCGGCCTCAAGGACACCACCACCGGTGACACCCTGAGTGATCCGAACAACCAGATCGTGCTGGAGTCGATGACATTCCCCGATCCCGTGATCGAGGTCGCCATCGAGCCCAAGACCAAGAGCGACCAGGAGAAGCTGAGCCTCTCCATCCAGAAGCTCGCCGAAGAGGATCCCACCTTCAAGGTGCACCTGGATCAGGAGACCGGCCAGACCGTCATCGGCGGTATGGGCGAGCTGCACCTGGACATCCTGGTGGACCGCATGCGCCGCGAGTTCAAGGTCGAGGCCAACGTCGGCAAGCCGCAGGTGGCCTACAAGGAAACCATCAAGCGCGCCGCCACCAACGTCGAGTTCACGCACAAGAAGCAGACCGGCGGTTCGGGGCAGTTCGCGAAGGTCCTCATCAACCTCGAGCCGTTCACCGGCGAGGATGGTGCGACCTACGAGTTCGAGAACAAGGTCACCGGTGGCCGCATCCCGCGTGAGTACATCCCCTCGGTGGATGCCGGTGCGCAGGACGCCATGCAGTACGGCGTGCTGGCCGGCTACCCGCTGGTCAACGTGAAGGTCGTGCTGCTCGACGGTGCGTACCACGACGTCGACTCGTCGGAAATGGCCTTCAAGATCGCCGGCTCCCAGGTGCTGAAGAAGGCTGCCGCCATGGCGCAGCCGGTGATCCTGGAACCGATCATGGCCGTCGAGGTCACCACCCCAGAGGACTACATGGGTGACGTGATCGGCGACCTGAACTCCCGCCGTGGTCAGATCCAGGCCATGGAGGAGCGCAGCGGTGCGCGCGTCGTCAAGGCGCAGGTTCCGCTGTCGGAGATGTTCGGCTACGTCGGCGACCTCCGGTCGAAGACGCAGGGCCGGGCTAACTACTCCATGGTGTTCGACTCGTACGCCGAAGTTCCGGCGAACGTGTCGAAGGAGATCATCGCGAAGGCGACGGGTCAGTGAACGAAGTGAACGGCTCCATCGGGACCGTCCAGTAATCCTGGCCCGCCGACTTGGCGGACCACAACTGAAAACATCAAAACTGCTTTAGCAAGCACCAACAAGTCCAGGAGGACACAGAAGTGGCGAAGGCGAAGTTCGAGCGGACGAAGCCGCACGTCAACATCGGGACCATCGGTCACGTTGACCACGGCAAGACCACGCTGACTGCAGCAATCACCAAGGTTCTGCACGACAAGTACCCGGAGTTGAACGAATCGCGCGCATTCGACCAGATCGACAATGCGCCCGAGGAGCGTCAGCGCGGTATCACCATCAACATCTCCCACGTGGAGTACCAGACCGAGAAGCGTCACTACGCGCACGTCGACGCCCCCGGTCACGCTGACTACATCAAGAACATGATCACCGGTGCCGCCCAGATGGACGGCGCGATCCTGGTGGTCGCCGCCACCGACGGTCCCATGCCGCAGACCCGCGAGCACGTGCTGCTCGCCCGCCAGGTCGGCGTCCCCTACATCCTGGTGGCGCTGAACAAGGCCGACATGGTCGACGACGAGGAGCTCCTGGAGCTCGTCGAGCTGGAGGTCCGCGAACTGCTGGCCGCCCAGGAATTCGACGAGGAA
Coding sequences within:
- the fusA gene encoding elongation factor G, with protein sequence MAQDVLTDLNKVRNIGIMAHIDAGKTTTTERILFYTGISYKIGEVHDGAATMDWMEQEQERGITITSAATTCFWNDNQINIIDTPGHVDFTVEVERSLRVLDGAVAVFDGKEGVEPQSEQVWRQADKYDVPRICFVNKMDKLGADFYFSVQTMKDRLGANVVPIQLPIGSEGDFEGVVDLVEMKAKVWRGETKLGEKYDVVDIPADLQEKAEEYRTAMIEAIAETDDDLMEKYLGGEELTVEEIKGGLRKLTVTSAGYPVLCGSAFKNKGVQPMLDAVIDYLPTPLDVAAAEGHVPGKEDEIISRKPSADEPFAGLAFKVATHPFFGKLTYVRVYSGKVDSGAQVINSTKGKKERLGKLFQMHSNKENPVESASAGHIYAVIGLKDTTTGDTLSDPNNQIVLESMTFPDPVIEVAIEPKTKSDQEKLSLSIQKLAEEDPTFKVHLDQETGQTVIGGMGELHLDILVDRMRREFKVEANVGKPQVAYKETIKRAATNVEFTHKKQTGGSGQFAKVLINLEPFTGEDGATYEFENKVTGGRIPREYIPSVDAGAQDAMQYGVLAGYPLVNVKVVLLDGAYHDVDSSEMAFKIAGSQVLKKAAAMAQPVILEPIMAVEVTTPEDYMGDVIGDLNSRRGQIQAMEERSGARVVKAQVPLSEMFGYVGDLRSKTQGRANYSMVFDSYAEVPANVSKEIIAKATGQ
- the rpsG gene encoding 30S ribosomal protein S7, encoding MPRKGPAPKRPLVNDPVYGSQLVTQLVNKVLLDGKKSLAERIVYGALEQARDKTGTDPVITLKRALDNVKPALEVRSRRVGGATYQVPVEVRPERSTTLALRWLVSFSKARREKTMIERLANEILDASNGLGAAVKRREDTHKMAEANRAFAHYRW